In the genome of Diaphorobacter sp. HDW4A, the window GGCTGAGTTCAAGAGCGAGGCGCTGCGCCGTGGCTGCGAGCAGCATGGCATCCGGTTGGACTATCGCCCGCTCGGGCAGCCGCACTACGGCGGTATCGTGGAACGGATCATCGGCACGGCGATGCAGATGATCCACGACGAATTGCCGGGGACGACCTTCTCCAATCCTGACCAGCGCGGGGAATACGCCTCCGAGAAGATGGCCGCCCTGACACTGCGCGAGCTGGAGCGCTGGCTCACATTGGCGGTCGGCACCTATCACGGCTCTGTGCACAACGGCCTGCTCCAACCGCCGGCCGCGCGCTGGGCCGAAGCTATCACGCGGACCGGCGTGCCAACCGTCATCACTCGCGCTACGGCTTTTCTGGTCGATTTTCTGCCCATCATCCGCCGCACGCTGACCCGCACCGGCTTCGTCATCGACCACATCCACTACTACGCCGATGCGCTCAAGCCGTGGATAGCTCGGCGGGACCGCTTGCCTGCGTTCCTGATCCGGCGCGACCCGCGCGACATCAGCCGCATATGGGTGCTGGAACCAGAGGGGCAGCACTACCTGGAAATTCCCTACCGTACCTTGTCGCACCCGGCTGTCACCCTCTGGGAACAACGACAGGCGCTGGCGAAATTGCGGCAGCAAGGGCGCGAACAGGTGGATGAGTCGGCGTTGTTCCGCATGATCGGCCAGATGCGCGAAATCGTTACCACCGCGCAGAAGGCTACGCGCAAGGCGCGGCGCGACGCGGATCGACGCCAGCATCTCAAGGCAACGGCACCGCCTGTCAAAACCACGCCACCACCGGGCGCTGACATGGATGGGCAGCAGGCAGACAACCAGTTGCCGGCCAAACCGTTCGACCAGATTGAGGAGTGGTAGCCGTGGAAGAATATCCCATCATCGACTTGTCCCACCTGCTGCCGGCGGCCCAGGGCTTGGCCCGTCTCCCGGCGGACGAACGCATCCATCGCCTTCGCGCCGACCGCTGGATCGGCTATCCGCGAGCAGTCGAGGCGCTGAACCGGCTGGAAACCCTGTATGCGTGGCCAAACAAGCAACGCATGCCCAACCTGCTGCTGGTAGGCCCGACCAACAACGGCAAGTCGATGATCGTCGAGAAGTTCCGGCGCACGCATCCGGCCAGAGCCGACGCCGACCAGGAGCACATTCCGGTACTGGTCGTGCAGATGCCATCCGAACCGTCGGTAATCCGCTTCTACGTCGCGCTGCTCGCGGCGATGGGTGCGCCATTGCGACCGCGCCCACGGCTGCCAGAAATGGAACAACTGGCGCTGGCACTGCTG includes:
- a CDS encoding Mu transposase C-terminal domain-containing protein; translation: MATDTAPITEHGVATLPEQAWERARRRAEIIGPLAQSETVGHEAADAAAQALGLSRRQVYVLIRRARLGSGLVTDLALGQSSGGKGKGRLPESVERIIRELLQKRFLTKQKRSLAAFHREVVRACKLQKLRVPARNTVALRIAGLDPREVTHRREGQDAARDLQGVGGVPPPVSAPLEQVQIDHTVIDLIVVDERDRQPIGRPYLTLAIDVFTRCVVGMVVTLEAPSAVSVGLCLVHAACDKRPWLEGLNVEMDWPMSGKPRLLYLDNAAEFKSEALRRGCEQHGIRLDYRPLGQPHYGGIVERIIGTAMQMIHDELPGTTFSNPDQRGEYASEKMAALTLRELERWLTLAVGTYHGSVHNGLLQPPAARWAEAITRTGVPTVITRATAFLVDFLPIIRRTLTRTGFVIDHIHYYADALKPWIARRDRLPAFLIRRDPRDISRIWVLEPEGQHYLEIPYRTLSHPAVTLWEQRQALAKLRQQGREQVDESALFRMIGQMREIVTTAQKATRKARRDADRRQHLKATAPPVKTTPPPGADMDGQQADNQLPAKPFDQIEEW